In one Bryobacteraceae bacterium genomic region, the following are encoded:
- a CDS encoding Hsp20/alpha crystallin family protein yields the protein MAEVSVTKAAPETPAFGRPGWMMPLGEGLFGISPFALMREFVDEMDKSLGVPAVAGGTFWPAIECKKANGDFVVKAEVPGLKKEEVKVELAEGALILEGERKMEKKETKEGWFQTERRYGKFYRSIPLPEGAQPEQVKAELTNGVLEIHIPVAETKPAVKNVPIK from the coding sequence ATGGCCGAAGTAAGCGTAACCAAAGCCGCGCCGGAAACACCGGCGTTTGGACGGCCGGGCTGGATGATGCCGCTCGGCGAAGGATTGTTCGGCATTTCCCCCTTTGCTCTGATGCGGGAATTCGTCGATGAAATGGACAAAAGCCTCGGAGTTCCGGCGGTGGCGGGTGGAACGTTCTGGCCGGCGATCGAGTGCAAGAAGGCCAACGGTGATTTCGTCGTCAAGGCCGAAGTGCCGGGCCTCAAGAAGGAAGAAGTGAAAGTAGAGCTCGCCGAAGGGGCACTGATCCTGGAGGGCGAGCGGAAGATGGAGAAGAAAGAAACAAAGGAAGGCTGGTTCCAGACGGAACGGAGGTACGGCAAGTTTTACCGGTCCATCCCACTGCCGGAAGGCGCGCAGCCCGAGCAGGTGAAAGCCGAACTCACCAACGGCGTGCTTGAAATCCACATCCCGGTGGCCGAAACGAAGCCGGCCGTGAAGAACGTTCCGATCAAGTAA
- a CDS encoding endonuclease/exonuclease/phosphatase family protein → MRRFRFVTYNIHKAQGLDRRTSIERIARVIEELDADIVALQEVVNRDGPGGDQVRFLSERLGYWPALGEARKHDGAPYGNVTLSRRRIIDSRQHDLTVHGHEERCALRTDIRVGASLLHVFNLHLGTNFFERRKQAARLIEDDVLRAIDIAGPRIVAGDFNEWTRGLVSRNLTAEFHDLTRHLKRRRVYPAGFPLLHLDHAYYDSHLAVEQAYFHINRRSLIASDHLPLVVDFQFTRP, encoded by the coding sequence ATGCGGCGATTTCGCTTCGTCACATACAACATCCACAAGGCGCAGGGACTGGACCGCCGCACCAGCATCGAGCGCATCGCCCGCGTCATTGAGGAACTCGACGCCGATATCGTGGCGCTCCAGGAAGTGGTCAATCGCGACGGGCCCGGCGGCGATCAGGTACGCTTCCTCTCGGAGCGTCTCGGCTACTGGCCAGCCCTCGGCGAAGCCCGCAAACACGACGGCGCCCCCTACGGCAACGTCACACTCAGCCGCCGTCGCATCATCGATTCCCGCCAGCACGATCTCACCGTCCATGGCCACGAAGAGCGCTGCGCCCTGCGCACCGACATCCGCGTCGGCGCGTCCCTCCTCCACGTCTTCAATCTGCACCTCGGTACCAATTTTTTCGAGCGCCGGAAGCAAGCCGCGCGCCTGATTGAGGATGACGTCCTCCGCGCCATCGATATCGCCGGCCCTCGCATCGTGGCCGGCGATTTCAACGAATGGACGCGCGGCTTGGTCTCTCGGAACCTGACGGCCGAGTTCCACGACCTGACTCGCCACCTGAAGCGGCGTCGCGTGTACCCGGCCGGGTTTCCGCTACTCCACCTCGATCATGCCTACTATGACAGCCACCTGGCCGTTGAGCAGGCTTACTTTCATATCAACCGGCGGTCCCTGATCGCATCCGATCATTTGCCGCTCGTGGTCGATTTCCAATTCACGCGGCCCTGA
- a CDS encoding phospholipase D-like domain-containing protein → MSDLPGTGHISESRRWLQPRVPRERLHRMAPARPPRQRIGVRAISDRMRFWIRTWWAWAAVAAACLTWGFWPFAIPAGLVALIFYHTTPSYHPAAFPIDTPLTTGSPEFIRTMEGITGTSVVEGNVVRLFNNGDEFYPAMLEAIESAAHSITLEQYIFWDGRVADRFSEAFAEQARRGVSVKLLVDGIGSASLSGRTLGVLEAAGVQLAWYRPVRWYTLDRANFRTHRKTLVVDGRIAFSGGAGIADQWLGNARDASEWRDMAIAIEGPAAVALQAGFAQNWLITTGEMITGRRFFPLPEPAGDVRVQTILSSPSSGAAAAGTMYLLALQCAERSLWIANPYFIPNAGVIELLARACRRGVEVKLMVAGGKSDTWWARQNSNRLYGRLLEAGVEIHEFAPTMLHQKTMVVDDRWGTVGTTNFDNRSFALSEESNVCFHNPALVAQLRETFLADLERCQRIRLETWRRRGPWNRIQEQVASLIEDQV, encoded by the coding sequence ATGTCCGACCTGCCCGGAACGGGGCACATTTCCGAATCAAGGCGGTGGCTCCAGCCGCGCGTGCCTCGCGAGAGACTCCACCGGATGGCCCCGGCCCGCCCGCCCCGCCAGCGTATCGGCGTGCGCGCCATCTCGGACCGCATGCGGTTCTGGATCCGCACCTGGTGGGCTTGGGCCGCCGTCGCCGCCGCCTGCCTCACCTGGGGATTCTGGCCCTTCGCGATTCCCGCCGGCCTCGTTGCGCTCATCTTCTACCACACCACGCCCTCCTATCACCCCGCCGCGTTCCCGATCGATACGCCGCTCACCACCGGCTCGCCCGAATTCATCCGCACCATGGAGGGCATTACCGGCACATCCGTCGTCGAAGGCAACGTCGTGCGGTTGTTCAACAACGGCGACGAATTCTACCCCGCCATGCTCGAGGCCATCGAATCGGCCGCCCATTCGATCACTCTCGAGCAGTACATCTTCTGGGACGGACGCGTGGCGGATCGCTTCTCCGAGGCCTTCGCCGAGCAGGCGCGCCGCGGAGTCAGCGTGAAGCTCCTCGTCGACGGCATCGGTTCCGCCTCGCTCTCCGGACGCACGCTCGGCGTGCTCGAAGCGGCCGGCGTGCAACTGGCCTGGTATCGTCCTGTGCGCTGGTATACGCTGGACCGCGCCAACTTCCGCACGCATCGCAAGACCCTCGTCGTCGACGGCCGCATCGCCTTCAGCGGCGGCGCCGGCATCGCGGATCAGTGGCTCGGCAATGCGCGCGATGCCTCCGAATGGCGCGACATGGCCATCGCCATCGAAGGCCCTGCCGCCGTTGCCCTCCAGGCCGGGTTCGCCCAGAACTGGCTCATCACCACCGGCGAAATGATCACCGGCCGCCGCTTCTTCCCGTTGCCGGAGCCGGCCGGCGACGTGCGCGTCCAAACCATCCTCAGTTCGCCCAGCAGCGGCGCGGCCGCCGCCGGCACCATGTATCTGCTGGCGCTCCAGTGCGCCGAACGTTCCTTGTGGATCGCCAATCCCTACTTCATCCCCAACGCCGGCGTGATTGAGCTGCTGGCTCGAGCCTGCCGCCGCGGTGTCGAGGTGAAGTTGATGGTGGCCGGCGGCAAGTCCGATACCTGGTGGGCGCGCCAGAACAGCAACCGCCTATACGGACGGCTTCTCGAAGCTGGCGTCGAGATCCACGAATTCGCCCCCACCATGCTGCACCAGAAAACCATGGTCGTCGACGACCGTTGGGGCACCGTCGGCACCACCAACTTCGACAATCGCTCGTTTGCGCTCAGCGAGGAAAGCAACGTTTGCTTCCACAACCCGGCCCTCGTCGCCCAACTCCGCGAAACCTTCCTGGCCGATCTCGAACGCTGCCAGCGCATCCGTCTCGAAACCTGGCGCCGCCGCGGCCCCTGGAACCGCATCCAGGAACAGGTCGCTTCGCTCATTGAGGATCAGGTCTAG
- a CDS encoding TraR/DksA C4-type zinc finger protein, giving the protein MKREHSHRTFEHFRRALAAERNRLLELLPVPGEHQMEIVSADEWAPAAHDEFVASRLDALEAGQLRDVEEALQRIAGGTFGVCQGCGRRIPRRRLSAVPWTAFCFECQSTALPPAPNASISLSA; this is encoded by the coding sequence ATGAAACGAGAACATTCCCATCGGACCTTCGAGCATTTCCGCCGCGCGCTCGCCGCCGAGCGGAACCGTTTGCTCGAACTCCTCCCCGTCCCCGGCGAGCACCAGATGGAAATCGTTTCCGCCGACGAATGGGCGCCCGCCGCTCACGACGAATTCGTCGCCAGCCGCCTGGATGCCCTCGAAGCCGGACAACTGCGCGATGTCGAAGAGGCCCTGCAACGCATCGCCGGCGGCACGTTCGGAGTCTGCCAGGGCTGCGGCCGCCGCATTCCGCGCCGCCGCCTCTCCGCCGTGCCGTGGACCGCGTTCTGCTTCGAATGCCAATCGACGGCCCTGCCGCCGGCGCCAAACGCCTCCATCTCCCTCTCGGCGTAA
- a CDS encoding cation diffusion facilitator family transporter, with product MRWSLAAGFGMLAGKLLAYHLTNSAAILSDAAESVIHVAAVGFAAFALRLSTRPAAADSPYGYDRMTFFSAGFEGGAIVVAGVWIIWAAIEKWLAGLRIEQLGVGVLLTLAASGINLALGWYLIRTGRRTKSLILEANGRHVLTDSWTSFGVVAGLLLVLTTGWKPFDPLVAIAVALNILWTGGGLMRTAVRGLLDLPDAAKRVEIERLVKDVSAECGVEFHRLRFRDTGSHVILSLHLLFPSGLTIGEAHRRATRFERELERRSEISLEVVSHLEAIEDHEQLHPDEGAHYGTG from the coding sequence ATGCGCTGGTCCCTCGCGGCCGGCTTCGGGATGCTGGCCGGCAAGCTGCTGGCGTATCATCTCACCAACTCCGCGGCCATTCTCTCCGATGCGGCCGAGAGCGTGATTCATGTGGCGGCGGTGGGCTTTGCGGCATTTGCCCTGCGTCTGAGCACCCGCCCGGCCGCGGCCGATTCGCCATACGGTTACGACCGGATGACCTTCTTCTCGGCAGGATTCGAGGGCGGGGCGATCGTAGTGGCCGGCGTATGGATCATCTGGGCGGCGATCGAGAAGTGGCTGGCCGGGCTGCGGATCGAGCAACTGGGAGTGGGCGTGCTGCTGACGCTGGCAGCTTCGGGGATCAACCTTGCGCTCGGCTGGTACCTGATCCGCACGGGGCGGCGGACGAAGTCCCTGATTCTCGAAGCGAACGGAAGGCACGTGCTCACCGACAGTTGGACCAGCTTCGGCGTGGTGGCCGGTTTGCTGCTGGTGTTGACGACCGGGTGGAAGCCGTTCGACCCGCTGGTGGCGATCGCGGTGGCGCTGAACATCCTGTGGACGGGCGGGGGCCTGATGCGAACGGCGGTGCGCGGACTGCTCGATTTGCCGGACGCCGCCAAGCGGGTGGAAATCGAGAGGCTGGTGAAGGACGTGAGCGCGGAATGCGGCGTGGAGTTTCACCGGCTGCGGTTTCGCGACACGGGCTCTCATGTGATTCTGAGCCTGCATTTGCTGTTTCCGTCGGGCCTCACGATCGGCGAGGCGCACCGGCGGGCGACGCGGTTCGAGCGCGAACTCGAGCGGCGATCGGAGATTTCGCTGGAAGTGGTCTCGCACCTGGAAGCGATTGAAGACCACGAGCAGCTTCATCCGGACGAGGGCGCCCACTACGGGACCGGATAG
- a CDS encoding cytochrome c produces MWKRVLVVVGGLAGVFLFGSLAALYLRPVATAPPTAVTVDRSPENVERGRYLFQRHVCVDCHSDVDETRFAYPPKPGGLGKGRTMPEAMGLPGTVSATNLTPDVETGIGNWTDGQVIRGIREGVGHDDRPLFPLMPYTEYASMSDADAQAIVAYLRSLEPVRNPLAPTKINFPVNLLVKSIPKPVGSVPEPNRGDPVAYGQYLTKTMGCQFCHTPVSRGEMDVERLFGGGQEFTLAPGARSVSANISQDPDTGIGKWSEQEFLEKFAQYRDYAVNGSPVVEPSRNTVMPWLALANTEEGDLRAIFAYLKTTKPVKQAVVTHPDAPEEKQLQEKQQK; encoded by the coding sequence ATGTGGAAGCGCGTGTTGGTCGTGGTCGGCGGGCTCGCCGGAGTGTTCCTGTTCGGGAGCCTGGCGGCGCTGTACCTGCGTCCGGTGGCCACCGCGCCTCCGACAGCGGTCACGGTGGACCGGAGCCCTGAGAATGTCGAGCGCGGGCGATACCTGTTCCAGCGTCATGTGTGCGTGGACTGCCATTCCGACGTGGACGAGACGCGGTTCGCCTACCCTCCGAAACCGGGCGGTCTGGGCAAGGGCCGTACGATGCCGGAGGCGATGGGGCTGCCAGGGACAGTCTCGGCCACGAATCTGACGCCCGACGTCGAGACGGGAATCGGAAACTGGACCGATGGGCAGGTGATCCGCGGGATCCGGGAGGGCGTGGGGCATGACGACCGGCCGCTGTTTCCGTTGATGCCTTATACGGAGTACGCGTCGATGAGCGACGCCGACGCGCAGGCGATCGTCGCCTACCTCCGGTCGCTCGAGCCGGTACGCAATCCTCTGGCTCCGACGAAGATCAACTTCCCGGTAAACCTACTGGTGAAATCGATTCCGAAGCCGGTTGGCTCGGTGCCGGAACCGAACCGCGGCGATCCGGTGGCGTACGGGCAGTACCTGACCAAGACGATGGGCTGCCAGTTCTGCCACACACCGGTGAGTCGCGGCGAGATGGACGTCGAGCGTCTGTTTGGCGGCGGGCAGGAGTTCACGCTGGCCCCGGGCGCGCGCTCGGTGAGCGCCAACATCTCGCAGGATCCCGATACCGGCATCGGGAAGTGGAGCGAGCAGGAGTTCCTCGAAAAGTTCGCGCAGTATCGCGACTACGCGGTGAACGGGTCCCCGGTGGTGGAGCCGTCGCGCAACACAGTGATGCCGTGGCTGGCGCTGGCCAACACCGAGGAGGGCGACCTGCGGGCGATATTCGCATATCTGAAGACGACCAAGCCGGTGAAGCAGGCGGTGGTGACGCATCCGGACGCGCCGGAGGAGAAACAGCTACAGGAGAAGCAACAGAAATGA
- a CDS encoding RidA family protein encodes MRLIAAIAVVASLGWGAERKIIVPGNGPKPVGPYSPGIMAGDYLYVSGQGARDAQGNYAASPEDRVRQCFRNIEAIVKAAGLTMEHVVYTQVYLHESVSYDALNRVWNEVFPKDPPARATLGVYRMPTGTTVEINAVAIRDLSKKKAVTPARWPKMNIAPGMMVNNERLYVSGMLGWDPVAQKVPADPAAQVELALDRIGAILKAAGLDFRHLVFVNPYLTRTIPMRTMNEAYAKRFEFGNTPARATIGVDFLPHGANMEFTGVAVRDLAKRKAVRPKNMAPSPTASPCVWGGDTLYCSAKSGFIPGANGGIFADRVEDQVRQSMRNLLDGLEEAGIDFSHSVAANVYVDDLDEFTKMNGVYGLYFPRDGPPTRTTVSPLAPVVRKRSESGHFPKLEEVSIVAVK; translated from the coding sequence ATGAGACTGATCGCGGCAATCGCGGTAGTGGCGTCGCTCGGGTGGGGCGCCGAACGGAAAATCATCGTGCCGGGCAATGGACCGAAGCCGGTGGGCCCATACAGCCCGGGGATCATGGCCGGCGACTACCTATACGTGTCGGGCCAGGGCGCGCGCGACGCGCAAGGCAACTATGCGGCCTCCCCCGAGGATCGCGTCCGGCAGTGTTTCCGCAACATCGAGGCTATCGTGAAGGCGGCCGGCCTGACGATGGAGCATGTCGTCTACACGCAGGTTTACCTGCACGAATCGGTCAGCTACGACGCGCTGAACCGCGTATGGAACGAGGTGTTCCCAAAGGATCCTCCGGCGCGGGCGACGCTCGGCGTCTACCGGATGCCCACGGGCACCACGGTCGAGATCAACGCGGTGGCGATTCGCGACCTATCGAAGAAGAAAGCCGTGACGCCGGCGAGATGGCCGAAGATGAACATCGCGCCGGGGATGATGGTGAACAACGAACGGCTGTACGTCTCCGGGATGCTCGGGTGGGATCCGGTGGCGCAGAAGGTTCCGGCGGACCCGGCGGCGCAGGTGGAACTGGCGCTGGACCGCATCGGCGCGATCCTGAAAGCCGCCGGGCTCGACTTCCGGCACCTTGTTTTCGTGAATCCGTATCTGACGCGCACGATTCCGATGAGGACGATGAACGAGGCCTACGCGAAGCGGTTCGAGTTCGGCAACACGCCGGCGCGCGCCACCATCGGCGTCGACTTTCTGCCGCACGGCGCGAACATGGAGTTCACGGGCGTGGCCGTTCGCGATCTGGCCAAGCGCAAGGCCGTGCGGCCAAAAAACATGGCGCCGAGCCCGACGGCGAGCCCGTGCGTTTGGGGCGGCGATACGCTGTACTGCTCGGCGAAATCGGGCTTTATTCCGGGGGCCAATGGCGGCATTTTCGCTGACCGGGTGGAGGACCAGGTCCGGCAATCGATGCGCAATCTGCTCGATGGGCTGGAAGAGGCGGGAATCGATTTCTCGCACTCGGTGGCGGCGAATGTCTACGTGGACGATCTCGATGAATTCACGAAGATGAACGGGGTGTACGGGCTGTATTTTCCGAGAGACGGTCCGCCGACGCGGACAACGGTTTCGCCGCTGGCTCCGGTTGTGCGGAAGCGAAGCGAGAGCGGCCACTTCCCGAAGCTCGAGGAAGTGTCGATCGTGGCGGTGAAGTAG
- a CDS encoding SGNH/GDSL hydrolase family protein gives MNRLRTTLLAAAFASASLAQAPEEKWTWRGIRDTAWEGQGWTATEHPFDRLPAKAHGVVRDAVWSLQKHSAGMAGRFVANSKSLKIRWRLRNERLALTHMPATGVSGVDLYVRDNGRWHWLATGRPEKFPDNETTVTGLDGASREFMLYLPLYNGVESVEIGVPAGTQFAPATGRTGVKKPIVFYGTSILHGGVASRPGMAYPSIAGRRLDWPIINLGFSGNGKTEPEVAALLAELNPSIYVLDSLPNLTPEETAERIPPFYKKLRDTHPATPIVLVENVIYTQAEFLASRKASYMGKNAALRAFYDKLRAAGERNVFYVRAEELLGMDGEDTVDGTHPTDLGFMRMAETMTRVLTPLLAR, from the coding sequence ATGAATCGCCTTCGCACGACGCTCCTCGCTGCCGCCTTCGCTTCCGCATCACTCGCGCAGGCGCCGGAGGAGAAGTGGACGTGGCGCGGCATTCGAGACACCGCCTGGGAGGGCCAGGGATGGACTGCCACCGAACATCCGTTTGACCGGCTGCCTGCCAAGGCGCACGGCGTCGTTCGCGATGCCGTCTGGAGCCTCCAGAAGCACTCCGCCGGGATGGCCGGACGGTTCGTCGCCAACTCGAAGTCGCTCAAAATCCGCTGGCGCCTTCGCAACGAACGGCTCGCGCTAACGCATATGCCGGCCACCGGCGTCAGCGGCGTCGATCTCTACGTTCGCGACAACGGCCGCTGGCATTGGCTCGCCACCGGACGGCCCGAAAAGTTCCCGGACAACGAAACCACCGTCACCGGCCTTGATGGCGCCTCGCGTGAGTTCATGCTCTACCTGCCGCTCTACAACGGCGTGGAGTCGGTGGAGATCGGCGTGCCCGCAGGGACGCAGTTCGCGCCGGCAACGGGCCGAACCGGCGTGAAGAAGCCGATCGTCTTCTACGGCACCTCGATCCTTCACGGGGGCGTCGCCTCGCGCCCCGGCATGGCCTATCCCTCCATCGCCGGCCGCCGGCTGGATTGGCCAATTATCAATCTCGGATTCTCCGGCAACGGCAAGACGGAGCCTGAGGTCGCGGCGCTCCTCGCCGAACTCAATCCATCCATTTACGTGCTCGACAGCCTGCCGAATCTGACGCCGGAGGAAACCGCCGAGCGCATTCCCCCCTTCTATAAGAAGCTCCGCGACACCCATCCCGCCACGCCGATCGTCCTGGTCGAAAACGTGATCTACACCCAAGCGGAGTTCCTGGCGTCGCGAAAGGCGAGCTACATGGGAAAGAACGCTGCGCTGCGGGCGTTCTACGATAAACTCCGGGCCGCCGGCGAGCGCAATGTCTTCTATGTTCGTGCCGAAGAGTTACTCGGCATGGACGGCGAAGATACCGTGGACGGGACTCACCCCACCGACCTCGGATTCATGCGCATGGCTGAAACCATGACGCGCGTCCTCACGCCGCTCCTCGCCCGATGA
- a CDS encoding carboxypeptidase regulatory-like domain-containing protein, whose translation MRNIWILLVAAPLCAQTASVTGRVTDASGAIIPVATVTITNIATAVDRTSGVNESGYYTFALLQPGRYQIRVESTGFKSVTRSGLIFETDQRAELNFTLEVGALTEQIEVTANLAQLNTVEASRGQVIENRRIVEMPLNGRNYNQLALLSAGTVQPLAGARMEGFSVNGMRVSQNNFQLDGVDNNGIELAGAQRRSEMVQPSIDAIQEFKVQTNSYAAEFGRAMGAVVNVTTKSGTNDIHGTVFEFLRNEKLDARNFFTPVGAAKPPFKRNQYGYTIGGPIYIPKVVDGRNRFFFFTDWEGTKVRESSTITSTIPTAQMRTGDFSQLNRTLRDPQAGNAPFPGARIPSARIDPVANTLVDLYPGPQQGGIANNFVNIAPRIQDVTRWDVRIDTNVTANDNVFWRLSKQNLNNPVSLALPPPAYGGGFDFITEGYNTGATWNHIWSPSLIQSVRGAWNFALFKRDNPGQTNGELLNRKYGIPGGNQDIPGGFSAMGITGYRQLGIGGFNPVDRDSQNRQLVSDLTWTHGRHTVKGGANLLRSQNNIYNIRTEIGGYTFNARYTGDGMADFLLGMASQYAWNTPIQVDLRMWNLGFYVQDDWKVTPRLTVNLGLRYEVVLPFVDKRDRMGIFDTYTNPASPRLIFAGSEGNDRYNRAMYHTDKNNWMPRVGFAYKLTEKTALRAGYGIFYTYLEPFGDAEYLIGNPPNAFGVNLASSATTPAVFLRNGPAPGALTLERAVGLTFVSYERRADLGYAQQWNVNIQREFGKDWLFETGYSGSRGVHLLMRFEDNFSPPGPGNINAKRPILAAAIPGTNIVSSPLGPVQGYKNNANSSYHALVTRVEKRFSQGFTLLTSYGWSKTMGDTCGNAAAGNTSGCGYQDTRYLNLEKSVDNQDVPHRFVLSGIYDLPFGRGKQFGGGMHPVANAIAGGWGIGSIVTWASGRPYSLTVQGNPANTGSIGVVNRPDLVGDPNAGERTLARDFNTAAFVPNAQFRIGNVGRNTMRQRSIFGWDFSAMKNFRLHERLNLQFRFEAFQFTNTPRFGQAGNVVGANAFGRISGADTPRNLQFGLKLIW comes from the coding sequence ATGCGCAACATCTGGATCCTCCTCGTAGCAGCGCCGTTGTGCGCCCAGACCGCTAGCGTTACCGGCCGCGTCACCGACGCTTCCGGCGCCATCATCCCGGTGGCCACCGTGACCATCACCAACATCGCCACCGCCGTGGATCGGACCTCCGGCGTCAATGAGTCCGGCTACTACACCTTCGCGCTCCTCCAGCCGGGTCGCTACCAGATCCGCGTCGAAAGCACCGGCTTCAAATCCGTCACCCGCTCCGGCCTCATATTCGAAACCGACCAGCGCGCGGAACTCAATTTCACCCTCGAAGTCGGCGCGCTTACCGAACAGATCGAGGTCACGGCCAACCTCGCCCAGCTCAACACCGTCGAGGCCTCGCGCGGTCAGGTGATCGAAAACCGCCGCATCGTCGAAATGCCCCTCAACGGCCGTAACTACAACCAACTCGCGCTGCTCTCGGCCGGAACCGTGCAGCCGCTCGCCGGCGCCCGCATGGAAGGCTTTTCGGTCAACGGCATGCGAGTCTCGCAGAACAACTTCCAGCTCGACGGCGTCGACAACAATGGCATCGAACTCGCCGGCGCCCAGCGTCGCAGCGAGATGGTCCAGCCCTCCATCGACGCCATTCAGGAGTTCAAGGTGCAAACCAACTCCTATGCCGCCGAGTTCGGACGCGCGATGGGCGCCGTCGTCAACGTCACCACCAAAAGCGGCACTAACGATATTCACGGCACGGTCTTCGAATTCCTTCGCAACGAAAAGCTGGACGCGCGCAACTTCTTTACGCCCGTCGGCGCGGCGAAGCCGCCCTTCAAACGCAATCAGTATGGCTACACCATCGGTGGACCCATCTACATCCCGAAAGTGGTCGACGGCCGTAACCGGTTCTTCTTCTTTACGGACTGGGAAGGCACAAAGGTGCGCGAATCGTCCACCATCACATCCACGATTCCAACCGCGCAGATGCGCACGGGCGACTTCTCCCAACTCAACCGGACCTTGCGCGATCCCCAGGCCGGAAACGCGCCGTTCCCGGGCGCCCGCATTCCCTCCGCCCGCATCGACCCCGTCGCCAACACTCTTGTGGACCTGTATCCGGGGCCGCAGCAGGGCGGAATCGCCAACAACTTCGTCAACATCGCGCCGCGAATCCAGGACGTGACCCGCTGGGACGTGCGCATCGACACCAATGTCACCGCCAACGACAACGTGTTCTGGCGCCTCTCCAAGCAGAATCTCAACAACCCAGTCTCGCTCGCCCTGCCGCCCCCGGCGTACGGCGGCGGGTTCGATTTCATCACCGAGGGCTACAATACCGGAGCAACCTGGAATCACATCTGGTCGCCCAGCCTGATCCAGTCCGTGCGAGGCGCATGGAACTTTGCGCTGTTCAAACGCGACAACCCCGGGCAGACCAACGGTGAGCTGCTGAATCGCAAGTACGGGATTCCCGGCGGCAACCAGGACATCCCCGGTGGCTTCTCCGCGATGGGGATCACCGGCTACCGCCAACTGGGCATCGGCGGCTTCAATCCCGTCGACCGCGATTCGCAGAACCGGCAACTCGTTTCCGACCTCACCTGGACGCACGGCCGCCACACGGTAAAAGGCGGCGCCAACCTGCTCCGCTCCCAAAACAACATCTATAACATTCGCACCGAAATCGGTGGCTACACGTTCAACGCGCGCTACACCGGGGACGGCATGGCCGACTTTCTGCTCGGAATGGCCAGCCAGTATGCCTGGAACACTCCGATCCAGGTGGATCTGCGGATGTGGAACCTCGGCTTCTACGTGCAGGACGACTGGAAGGTTACCCCACGCCTCACGGTGAACCTGGGGCTGCGCTACGAAGTGGTTCTGCCCTTCGTCGACAAGCGCGACCGCATGGGCATCTTCGATACCTACACTAACCCGGCGAGTCCGCGCCTCATCTTTGCCGGCTCCGAAGGCAACGACCGCTACAACCGCGCCATGTATCACACCGACAAGAACAACTGGATGCCTCGCGTCGGCTTCGCCTACAAACTCACCGAAAAGACCGCCCTCCGCGCCGGCTACGGCATCTTCTACACGTATCTGGAACCGTTCGGCGATGCCGAGTACCTGATCGGGAATCCGCCGAACGCGTTCGGCGTGAACTTGGCGTCGAGCGCCACCACGCCCGCCGTGTTCCTCAGAAATGGCCCGGCCCCGGGAGCCCTGACTCTCGAACGCGCCGTCGGCCTCACATTCGTCTCCTACGAACGGCGAGCCGACCTCGGCTACGCGCAACAATGGAACGTCAACATCCAGCGCGAATTCGGAAAAGACTGGCTGTTTGAAACCGGGTACTCCGGTTCCCGCGGGGTCCACCTGCTCATGCGGTTCGAGGACAACTTCTCGCCGCCCGGACCCGGCAACATCAACGCAAAGCGCCCGATCCTCGCCGCGGCCATCCCGGGCACGAACATCGTCAGTTCTCCGCTCGGTCCGGTCCAGGGTTACAAGAACAACGCCAATTCGAGCTATCACGCGCTGGTCACCCGCGTCGAAAAGCGCTTCTCACAGGGATTCACGCTGCTGACTTCCTACGGATGGTCGAAAACCATGGGCGATACCTGCGGCAATGCGGCCGCTGGAAACACGTCCGGCTGCGGCTATCAGGACACGCGCTATCTCAACCTTGAAAAGTCCGTCGACAACCAGGATGTACCGCATCGCTTCGTGCTCAGTGGCATCTACGACTTGCCATTCGGTCGCGGAAAACAGTTCGGCGGCGGCATGCATCCGGTGGCTAACGCCATCGCCGGCGGGTGGGGGATCGGCTCGATCGTAACCTGGGCGTCCGGCCGCCCATACAGCCTCACCGTGCAGGGCAACCCGGCCAACACCGGCTCCATCGGAGTCGTGAATCGGCCCGATCTCGTCGGGGACCCCAACGCCGGCGAACGCACGCTCGCGAGGGACTTCAATACCGCCGCCTTCGTGCCCAACGCCCAGTTCCGCATCGGCAATGTCGGCCGCAACACCATGCGCCAGCGGAGCATCTTCGGCTGGGATTTCTCCGCTATGAAGAACTTCCGGCTCCACGAGCGGCTCAATCTCCAGTTCCGCTTCGAAGCCTTCCAGTTCACCAACACGCCCCGCTTCGGCCAGGCCGGCAACGTCGTCGGCGCCAACGCCTTCGGACGCATCTCGGGCGCCGATACACCGCGCAACCTGCAATTCGGACTGAAACTGATCTGGTAG